The Musa acuminata AAA Group cultivar baxijiao chromosome BXJ2-2, Cavendish_Baxijiao_AAA, whole genome shotgun sequence genome has a segment encoding these proteins:
- the LOC103976381 gene encoding protein HOTHEAD-like, translated as MASMKQEFFLMILLLLSIFRSSQGRGFTKPRYPYIKKASGFSSAPGEAYDYIIVGGGTAGCPLAATLSHKFKVLLLERGGSPYGNRNISRLQNFHISLADTSPSSPAQAFISTDGVINSRARVLGGGTCINAGFYTRASPSYVNAAGWDGQLVNESYPWVEKRIVYWPNVAPWQAALRDGLLEAGVSPFNGYTFDHIYGTKVGGTIFDRRGFRHTAADLLAAGNPNNLRVLLRASVQKIVFDTQGRRPKAVAVQFKDENGRQHQAVLADGEGGGDVILSAGAIGSPQLLLLSGIGPKHDLEKMRIPVVLHNQHVGKGMSDNPMNSIFIPTKKPVRQSLIQTVGITKMGTFIEASSGFSQSSDSIQCHHGIMSAEIGQLSAIPPAQRSLEAAQKYARNKQNLPREAFRGGFILEKIDGPLSTGELSLLDTDVDCSPSVTFNYFSHPYDLKRCVYGIRTIEKIVRTKHIAKLSGVDEYPMEVLLNMSVKANLNLVPKHTNDTASIQQFCRDTVITIWHYHGGCHVGKVVDHDYRVMGVAGLRVIDGSTFVNSPGTNPQATVMMMGRYMGVKILRERLGRAAEV; from the exons ATGGCCTCTATGAAGCAAGAGTTTTTCCTCATGATCTTACTGCTGCTCAGCATCTTCAGATCATCGCAAG GAAGGGGGTTCACGAAGCCGAGGTACCCTTACATCAAGAAAGCAAGCGGCTTCTCATCAGCACCAGGGGAAGCATACGACTACATCATAGTGGGCGGAGGCACCGCAGGGTGCCCCTTGGCTGCCACCCTCTCTCACAAGTTCAAGGTGTTGCTGCTCGAGAGAGGCGGCTCCCCCTACGGCAACCGCAACATCTCGCGTTTGCAGAACTTCCACATCTCTCTGGCTGACACCTCCCCCAGTTCGCCGGCGCAAGCTTTCATCTCCACTGATGGAGTCATCAATTCTCGAGCTCGAGTGTTGGGTGGTGGGACTTGCATCAACGCTGGCTTCTACACCAGAGCCAGCCCCAG CTATGTGAATGCAGCAGGTTGGGATGGCCAGCTGGTGAACGAGTCGTATCCATGGGTGGAGAAGAGGATAGTCTACTGGCCCAACGTTGCACCTTGGCAGGCTGCGCTCAGGGACGGGCTGCTGGAAGCCGGCGTCTCTCCTTTTAACGGGTACACTTTTGACCATATCTACGGAACCAAGGTTGGTGGCACCATCTTCGACAGGAGAGGTTTCCGGCACACCGCCGCCGATCTGCTTGCTGCTGGGAACCCGAACAACCTCAGGGTCTTGCTTCGTGCTAGTGTACAAAAGATCGTTTTTGACACTCAAG GGCGACGGCCGAAGGCGGTAGCGGTGCAGTTCAAGGATGAGAATGGGCGGCAACATCAAGCGGTTCTCGCTGATGGGGAGGGCGGCGGCGACGTCATACTGTCCGCCGGCGCCATTGGCAGTCCTCAGTTGCTCCTCCTCAGCGGGATCGGACCCAAGCATGACCTCGAGAAGATGCGGATTCCTGTTGTCCTCCACAACCAGCATGTCGGGAAAGGGATGTCCGATAATCCCATGAACTCCATCTTCATCCCCACTAAGAAGCCGGTGCGGCAGTCGCTCATCCAGACGGTGGGGATCACAAAGATGGGCACCTTCATCGAGGCCAGCAGCGGGTTCAGCCAGTCCAGCGACAGCATCCAGTGCCACCACGGCATAATGTCCGCCGAG ATTGGGCAGCTCTCCGCCATCCCACCGGCGCAAAGAAGCCTGGAGGCGGCGCAGAAGTACGCCAGAAACAAGCAGAACCTGCCCCGGGAGGCATTCCGTGGGGGCTTCATACTGGAAAAGATCGACGGCCCGCTCTCCACCGGTGAATTGAGCCTCCTCGACACCGACGTGGACTGCAGCCCCTCCGTCACCTTCAACTACTTCAGCCACCCGTACGACCTGAAGAGGTGCGTGTACGGCATAAGGACGATCGAGAAGATCGTGCGGACGAAGCACATAGCCAAGCTGAGCGGCGTGGACGAGTACCCGATGGAGGTGCTGCTGAACATGAGCGTGAAGGCGAATCTGAACTTGGTGCCGAAGCACACCAACGACACCGCGTCAATCCAGCAATTCTGCAGGGACACAGTGATCACCATTTGGCACTACCACGGAGGGTGCCATGTGGGTAAGGTGGTGGATCACGACTACCGCGTGATGGGTGTCGCCGGGCTGAGAGTGATCGACGGCTCAACATTTGTGAACTCTCCTGGCACTAATCCTCAAGCAACCGTGATGATGATGGGCAG ATACATGGGAGTGAAGATACTGAGGGAAAGACTGGGAAGAGCAGCTGAAGTATAG